TGTCTGCGTAAGATATGAAACGCATTTTTTTGAGTTAATACCTCCATTTTTTTGCAAAGCTTTATTTGGACAGCTTTCAATGCATATGTTACATGCACCACAAATATTAATATTTTCTGCTACTCCGCCACTCAGTATCTCTAAATCTGTCAACAAGTATCCTATGTTTATAAACGATCCCAGTTTATCATTGATAAGAAGCATGTTTTTGCCATAGTTGCCAATTCCGGCATTTTTGCATATTTCTCTGTCTATCAGCGGAGATGTATCAACACAAATTTTATACTCAAAACTTATGTCCTTTTTTATTTCTTCAGCTATACTCTTCAATATGCTGCTTAATTTTTTATGGTAATCTTCGCCATACGAAACAACACTCAAAAGGCCCTTGTCTTTTACAACAGGCTTCTTATAGCCCTCAGCGTAAGGCACAGCAATAGCAACTATACTTTTGCAATTGGGCATAATATTTCTGACGTCAATTCTTTTATTTATATTTTGTTCTTCAAATTCACAACTATATCCTTTATTAAGCCTATCCGATAAAAGATCTGATAAGTAGCTGTAATTTAAAACAGACGTAAATCCTATTTCTTCTATTCCTAAAGAATTTGCAATTTCTATAATTCTTTGCTTCATATAATTATCCCTTTTCTGCCGGCTTCCCTTTTGTTCAAATTAACTGTTTTATTTTACATATTACATATTGATTATAACATATTTTTTATGTAAAAAAAGCCCCTCAGGGCTTTTTAACTCATTTATTTTGCAATTGCTTCAAGTATTGATTCCGCTATATTTGATGCATGATCTCCTATTCTCTCTAAATTCCCTATGATATCAAGGAATATGACTCCGGCATTTGGTTCGCATACATAAGTATTTAATCTTTCTATATGATTTTTTCTTAAATTTTTATACATTACATCAATTTTTTTATCATTTACAATAACCTTGTTACAGTCTTCTTTATCTATAGTTTGTATCGCGTCCAGCGTTGACTTATAGACAAACATTGCAGTATCAAACATTTCTCTAACTTCGTCACTGGCTTCGTCCGAAAAATTAACATTATTTTCTAGTTTGTAAAGTACAAGTTCGCCAATGTTGTCAGCATGATCCCCAACTCTTTCAATATCATTTAAAGCATTTATAAGTACAACCACTTTGTCTTTTTCATAATTTGTCATCGATACCTTATCAAGCTTGACTAAGTATTCCAGTGTGGCTCTGCAAAGCTCGTTAACCTTTTTTTCAAGTTCAAAGACCTTATATGCCAATTCCTCATTGTTTTCAAAAAAAGCATTTACTGCAGTAAAAAATTCTTCGTATGCTAGATTACCCAAGTGCAGAACTTCCTTTGCGGTTTGTGTCAGTGCTATTGACGGCGTTATAAGAAGTCTTTCATCTATATATTTTGTTACATGCTCGGATTCACTGTCATCTTTTCTGACAATAAGTTCCGATGCTTTTACAAGTAAGCCTGAAAATGGAAATATTAATATTACATTTAAAACGTTGAACAAAATATGACCTGCTGCTATTTGCCGCGGAACATAGGAAGGCACAACATCCAGGATCAACCATTCGACAGGATTTTTCAATAAGAGCATAAATAATAACGTACCGCTTAAATTAAACAATAAATGTATAACTGCGGCTCTTTTGGCCGTCTTACTAGCTCCGATACTGGACAGCATAGCAGTTATACATGTTCCGATATTTTGGCCGAAAATAACCGGATATGCCTGCTCAAAAGTCATAACACCTGTTGTGGCAACTGCTATCAATAAACCTGTGGTAGCACTGCTACTCTGGAGAATCGCAGTCATTATAATTCCTACCATTATTCCGAGAATCGGATTATTAAATTTTGTTATAAGTCCGGTAAATTGAGGATTTTCCTCTAGAGGCTTCATGGCATTTCCCATCATTTTCATTCCTATGAAGAGAATACTGAACCCAATTATTACCTCTGCTATGCTTTTTACTTTTTTCTTCTTAGATGCTAAAAGCATAAAAACACCTATTCCAACCATAAGTGTTGCAACTTTTGTAATGTTCAAAGATACTAAGAAAGCAGTTACGGTTGTACCTATATTGGCCCCCATTATAATACCAACAGCCTGATTCAAATTCATAAGTCCTGCATTAACAAATCCAACCACCATTACTGTAGTTGCGCTACTGCTTTGTATTACCCCTGTAACTAACGCTCCCACTAATACACCCATAAACTTGTTCTTTGTGAGAGCCGCTAAAATATCTTTCATTTTGCTTCCGGCAGTTTTTTGAAGACCGTCCCCCATATAGCTCATTCCAAAAAGGAACAGCCCGAGCCCTCCAATCAAATTAATGGCAATATCCATAGTTCCTCCTAACTATTTGTAAAGAGTTTGCAATTTATTTGTAAATATCCAGTAATCAAACCCAAGCAATTATATCATTATTTGTCGATATAATAAAGACAAAACTTTTTTTATTTCTTACAATTTATTTACAATTAAAATTGACATAAATCTATAAATAAATACAATTTATAAATTTGTAAAATTAAAAAAAGCCCCGAAGGGCTTCTTTTAATTTTATACTGATTTTACTGATTCCGCACCTTTTGTCAAAGCATCTTTATTCAGAGGGACTAAGTGACTTTTGTTTTCACCGAATACTTTTACAAAAGCCTTAAGAACAGAATCGAACTCAACTGTTTTTGCTAATTCCAAATATGCACCAAGCATTACCATATTTGCTACCTTGCTGTTTCCCAATTCCAACGCCAACTCATTTGCATTTACATAGTATGCTTCAATGTCAGTTCTTGTTGGTTTTACATCTATCAATGATTTGTTTATAACTAATTTCCCGCCAGGAACCAGTTCCTGTTCAAATTTAACAAGTGAAGGCAGGTTCATAACTATTGCTGCCGTACCATCTTTAGATATAAGCGGAGATCCTACTTCATCATCTGATACAACAACTGCGCAGTTTGCAGTACCGCCTCTCATTTCCGGTCCGTAGGAAGGCATCCATGTAACATTTCTTCCTTCAATCATTCCTGCATAAGCCAAAAGTTTTCCTATAGCCATAACACCCTGACCGCCAAATCCAGCCATTATTACTTTTTGTTCCATATTATTTTCCCTCCTCAAAATCTCTGAAATTTCCTAACGGATAATATGGAATCATATTATCTCTAAGCCAATCCAACGCTTTTACAGGAGTCAGTCCCCAGTTAGTAGGACATGATGACAATACTTCAACTATTGCAAAGCCTTCACCTTTTATCTGACATTCAAATGCTCTTTTTATTGCTTTTTTAGCTTTTCTTACGTTAGCAGGTGTATCAACTGAAACTCTTTCAACAAATTTAGCTCCGTTTATTGTTGCCAGCATCTCTGCAATTCTTATAGGTCTTCCGCAAAGATCTTCATCTCTTCCAAGAGGAGATGTAGTAGTTTTCTGACCTACCAAAGTCGTAGGTGCCATCTGGCCGCCTGTCATGCCGTAAATAGCGTTATTTACAAATATTGTAGTTATTTTTTCTGCTCTGTGAGCCGCATGTACTATTTCTGCTGACCCTATTGATGCAAGGTCGCCATCTCCTTGGTACGTAAATACAACCTTGTCTGGAAGAGCTCTTTTAATTCCTGTAGCTACTGCAGGAGCTCTTCCGTGTGCAGCTTCCTGCATATCACAGTTAAAATAATTATAAGCAAGAACTGAGCATCCAACAGGAGCAACGCCTATGGCTTCACCCAGCACTCCCAATTCTACTAATGTTTCCGCAACTAATTTATGAATAACACCGTGGGTGCAACCTGGACAGTAATGAAACGGAACATCTGTCAAGCCTTTTGATTTTTCATATACAATTGTCATTATTTTGTACCTCCTGCTATTTTTTCAATATCCGCCAGAATACTAGCCGGTGTAGGAACCATACCGCCCTGTGTTCCATTGAAATAAACAGGTAATTTTCCAGCGATACCGATTTTAACATCGTCAACCATCTGGCCGGCACTCATTTCCACTGTCAATATACCCTTAGCATTATTTCCTATAGTATTGAATACATCATACGGGAATGGCCACAAAGTTATCGGTCTTATAATTCCTACTTTTATCCCTTTTTGTTCAGCCTGCTTCATAGCTGTTTTAACTATTCTTGAAGTAGTTCCGTATGCAACCAGCACAACTTCGGCTTCTTCTAATCCGTATGCTTCATACATTACTTCATTTTCTTCCATTAATTTATATTTTTTCTCAAGGTTAGAATTGTGGATTTGAAGAGCTTCTGCCTGTAAGTAAAGTGAGTTAATAATGTTTGGCTTTCTTTCTTCTTTAGTACCTGTAGTTGCCCATTCCTTAGGAGGAAGATCAACTTTTTTAGGTTCTTTAAATTCAACAGCCTCCATTATCTGACCTATCATACCGTCTGCGCATATAAGAACTGGATTTCTGTAATAATCCGCTTTATCAAAACCCATTATAATTAAATCAACTATCTCCTGGATGCTGGCAGGTGCATAGCAAAGTGTACGATAATCGCCGTTTCCACCGCCTCTTGTTGACTGGAAGTAGTCTGCCTGACCTGGTTGAATACTTCCAAGACCAGGGCCGCCTCTCATCATGTTTACAATAACGCATGGTATTTCAGCACCAGCCGCATACGTAATTCCTTCTTGCTTCAATGATATTCCCGGGCTTGAAGAAGCTGTCATACATCTCGCACCTGCTCCTCCTGCTCCATAAACCATATTTATAGCAGCAATTTCACTTTCTGCCTGTAAAAATACTCCTCCGGCCTCCGGCAATGCTTTTGACATATATTCTGGGATTTCACTTGAAGGAGTAATTGGATATCCAAAAAAATATTTGCAGCCTGCTTTTATAGCTGCAGCTCCAACAGCCTCATTACCTTTCATTAATACTTTAGACATAATCTACCTCCACTATTATAATCTTTCTACTGTTATTACTGAATCAGGACACATAATTGCACAGCTGCCGCAAGCAATACATTTCTCTTGGTCAACTACATGAGCAGGGCAATATCCTTTTCCATTAATTTTATCTTTGTTCAATTCGATAATTTTTACCGGACATACCGTTACACACAATTCGCAACCCTTGCATGCATCCTCATTAAATGTAACTTTTCCTTTTGCCATTATAATACCTCCATTCTCAACTCATCCATTCTTCCCTCATATAAAGATTTATGGGGAACAATTTTTCTAATATTTCTTTGTTTTTTATATCAGCTGCTGCCTTGTTGATAACAACTTCATATCTAATGGGAATATCTGTTTCCCATGATACTTTCTCTGTTAATTCATGACCAAACTCAACATCTTCTGCCGTTGTTTCCTTCAGCATATGCGTATTGTTAATTAATCCAGTCACTTTCAATTTTGACGTTGCTTCTATTAAGCGTAAATATTTCAATGCACCTTCAACAGTGCTCGTCTC
Above is a window of Sedimentibacter sp. MB35-C1 DNA encoding:
- a CDS encoding thiamine pyrophosphate-dependent enzyme, with amino-acid sequence MTIVYEKSKGLTDVPFHYCPGCTHGVIHKLVAETLVELGVLGEAIGVAPVGCSVLAYNYFNCDMQEAAHGRAPAVATGIKRALPDKVVFTYQGDGDLASIGSAEIVHAAHRAEKITTIFVNNAIYGMTGGQMAPTTLVGQKTTTSPLGRDEDLCGRPIRIAEMLATINGAKFVERVSVDTPANVRKAKKAIKRAFECQIKGEGFAIVEVLSSCPTNWGLTPVKALDWLRDNMIPYYPLGNFRDFEEGK
- a CDS encoding 3-methyl-2-oxobutanoate dehydrogenase subunit VorB, with protein sequence MSKVLMKGNEAVGAAAIKAGCKYFFGYPITPSSEIPEYMSKALPEAGGVFLQAESEIAAINMVYGAGGAGARCMTASSSPGISLKQEGITYAAGAEIPCVIVNMMRGGPGLGSIQPGQADYFQSTRGGGNGDYRTLCYAPASIQEIVDLIIMGFDKADYYRNPVLICADGMIGQIMEAVEFKEPKKVDLPPKEWATTGTKEERKPNIINSLYLQAEALQIHNSNLEKKYKLMEENEVMYEAYGLEEAEVVLVAYGTTSRIVKTAMKQAEQKGIKVGIIRPITLWPFPYDVFNTIGNNAKGILTVEMSAGQMVDDVKIGIAGKLPVYFNGTQGGMVPTPASILADIEKIAGGTK
- the queG gene encoding tRNA epoxyqueuosine(34) reductase QueG; the encoded protein is MKQRIIEIANSLGIEEIGFTSVLNYSYLSDLLSDRLNKGYSCEFEEQNINKRIDVRNIMPNCKSIVAIAVPYAEGYKKPVVKDKGLLSVVSYGEDYHKKLSSILKSIAEEIKKDISFEYKICVDTSPLIDREICKNAGIGNYGKNMLLINDKLGSFINIGYLLTDLEILSGGVAENINICGACNICIESCPNKALQKNGGINSKKCVSYLTQTKDYIPLEYRKNMRNQIYGCDMCQLVCPKNRKNSEKSADNDYRSLVIDLEELMKMSNKEFLSRYKNMSGSWRGKNIWKRNALIAIGNLKLKSMFELVRDELNNESDMIKIYAAWTLTELDRSKSMDILHNFIKYENDKVREEFIKLAGGGV
- a CDS encoding 4Fe-4S binding protein, giving the protein MAKGKVTFNEDACKGCELCVTVCPVKIIELNKDKINGKGYCPAHVVDQEKCIACGSCAIMCPDSVITVERL
- a CDS encoding 2-oxoacid:acceptor oxidoreductase family protein — encoded protein: MEQKVIMAGFGGQGVMAIGKLLAYAGMIEGRNVTWMPSYGPEMRGGTANCAVVVSDDEVGSPLISKDGTAAIVMNLPSLVKFEQELVPGGKLVINKSLIDVKPTRTDIEAYYVNANELALELGNSKVANMVMLGAYLELAKTVEFDSVLKAFVKVFGENKSHLVPLNKDALTKGAESVKSV
- a CDS encoding Na/Pi cotransporter family protein, which produces MDIAINLIGGLGLFLFGMSYMGDGLQKTAGSKMKDILAALTKNKFMGVLVGALVTGVIQSSSATTVMVVGFVNAGLMNLNQAVGIIMGANIGTTVTAFLVSLNITKVATLMVGIGVFMLLASKKKKVKSIAEVIIGFSILFIGMKMMGNAMKPLEENPQFTGLITKFNNPILGIMVGIIMTAILQSSSATTGLLIAVATTGVMTFEQAYPVIFGQNIGTCITAMLSSIGASKTAKRAAVIHLLFNLSGTLLFMLLLKNPVEWLILDVVPSYVPRQIAAGHILFNVLNVILIFPFSGLLVKASELIVRKDDSESEHVTKYIDERLLITPSIALTQTAKEVLHLGNLAYEEFFTAVNAFFENNEELAYKVFELEKKVNELCRATLEYLVKLDKVSMTNYEKDKVVVLINALNDIERVGDHADNIGELVLYKLENNVNFSDEASDEVREMFDTAMFVYKSTLDAIQTIDKEDCNKVIVNDKKIDVMYKNLRKNHIERLNTYVCEPNAGVIFLDIIGNLERIGDHASNIAESILEAIAK